Genomic DNA from Brassica rapa cultivar Chiifu-401-42 chromosome A04, CAAS_Brap_v3.01, whole genome shotgun sequence:
tttataccctAGTGTTAACTATTCTAAATTTGGAGTTTAGAATTAAAGAGTGAAGTTTTGAGAataaagtttcaaaattttaaaaataaaaaataaatattaaaattttcaaaaaaaactattttggtcattttatttattGAGGATGATTTTTGTgacaatttttaaaacaattatttgagagaattgttttatatattatatgagaattgctttatatattttatcaaaattaatttatgttagaactaaatttaaatcaaataacCAATCtggtatattaaaattaaaattgtgaCTGTCatttttacatgtttttttgtTGAACACAGTCATTTTTACATGTatacagaaaaaaaatagtCATTATTACATTTACCCAGTTATATATTATTGGGTCTTCGTATTACAAGGCCCAAATTAACTGACTAAAGGAGAAGAACTATTGAAACAAACAGCGATTCCCAAAAACGTGAAGAAGATAATCAAAAAATGAGGAATGTGATGATTCATCATCGAGTCTTCTTCTGCTGCACAAAGCCGCTCTCTATcctcccctctctctctcctccccACCTCCATCTCTCCTACTCCGCCGCCGCAGCCGCAGCTTCATCTCCGAATCGAGCGATTCACTGCATGGCCAACGATTCCCCACTCTCTCAACCGTTAACCGGCGGAGATGGTTCCGTCTCCGTCCCTCCTCCTTCCCCGGCTTCCTCCGCCATCGATTTCCTCTCCCTGTGCTCTCGCCTCAAGGTAATGCAACCTCAGCCTTCGAATGATCCGCCTATTGTTGTGGTCTCAGTGATTTCAACCATTTAATCTCATTCACGGAATGATTTCAATCATCAATGTGGAGATTATATGATCATGCATGCTTACGTGGGATATTTGGTACTAATGTAAGATGGATCTGTGAGTTTGTATACGCATGACTGCTTAGTTTCATGAATCTATGTATATAGTTTGATGACTGTTGATGTTCTTGTTCATGGATTGTTGATAAGATCACGACTTGTTCATGTTTTTGTGGATTTTTTTCTAATGTATGATGAATCTGTGTGGATTTAGCTCTTAGCtgcatatttttgatgtttcttgTTGATGGATTGTATTGGAATCTTACAATTTGTTTGGGAAATGAAATGATCTCAAGCTATGTAGTTGCTTTGATGTTCTTTGGTTACTCAAGTTCTTATAGATATGAAGGTTTTTTGTTCATGAGTGGGTTTTGGTTTCCGGCTTTATCGATAGGATTGTATGATCTTATGGTATTGACTTgaagtatgttttttttttttaaatagacaACTCCAAGAGCTGGATGGGGTAAAAGAGATGTTAAAAATCCAGAATCAATAGCTGACCACATGTATCGGATGGGTCTTATGGCGCTTATCTCTTCAGATATCCCCGGTGTAAACACAGACACGTAAGCTTTCTTTGTTGCTTCTTCTCTATCTTCAAGTTTCAGTTTCtggaataaaaaaatctattcaTTTGAGCTTTCCATGCTGTCTTTCTTTCAGATGCATTAAAATGGCAATTGTCCATGACATTGCAGAAGGTTTGTTCTTTCACTTAATAGATATAATCGTCTATTTTCCATCAAAAGATATCAAATTCGATCATTGTTTTTGAGCAGCCATTGTAGGAGACATTACACCTTCTTGTGGTATcccaaaagaagagaaaaatagAAGAGAAAGCGAAGCACTCGAACACATGTGCAAGCTCTTGGGTGGAGGAGAAAGGGGTTGGTTCTCTTCTCTCATCCTGAaactacatttatatttttaacttccAACTTCTAAGAATGTATATTATGATATAATTGCAGCTGAAGAAATCGCTGAGCTGTGGAGAGAATATGAAGCAAACGCATCACCAGAAGCCAAAGTTGTTAAAGATTTTGATAAGCTTGAGTTGATACTACAAGCTTTGGAATATGAACAGGGTAATTACCTCAAGAACAAAAAACACTTTTGATGAGTCCTGATTTGACAAATATGCAGAAACTAAAACTCTATTTTTCTCTGCTTGTTTTGTGCAGAGCAAGGTAAAGATCTAGAAGAGTTTTTCGAATCAACCGCAGGTACGTTCTGTTGTCCATAAACATAATCAAGAAAGAGTATATATATGGTTGGAGGCTCTAAACTTGTTGATGTTTTGATACAGGGAAGTTCCAGACAGATATAGGCAAAGCTTGGGCGTTGGAGATTgcttcaagaagaagaaagcaacaatagttagttagttagttctcACTTGAGCTAAATACTATCTTCCTTCCAACTTTAAATTGTTTCAAGATGTTTAATGTGGATCTACAACATAAGGGCATCTATGTAGGCTACATTCTTTGAAGGAGAAATCCGGATAAGTCATGTTCAGATCAATCAGAATTTCCTCAGAGACACCAAACGGACTTAGAACTGAACATATCTAAATAAACTGAACCCATAATCTAAATCCGGTGTTATTATCCTACATTGTTTAATTCTGAACTGATTCAATTAACTGGGTCCACAATGAAGAGAATATTAAGCCCATAAGGCCCAATGCTACTTTCATCGAAAAAAGTTAAAACCCTAACCGCCATTATCTACGTTGCCACATCATGATGacgtcatcatcttcttcttctcaaaaCCAAGTTGTCTAGTCCACTCCATAACGAGaggaaaaaaaggaaagagagaCACATCCTTCGATGCAAAAGCTGACTTATGACATCATCTCGCCGTCTTCTACTCCCTCTCGGTGCATCGCTCACtgtaaatctctctctctctcttccgaATACAAATCATTTCTATTTTCACTAACCAATTGATGACGATCGAGTCTCGTTGTCGTCGTCGGTGCAGAGAGGAAGATTCTCTTCCTATCATCAAATCCGAAACGGTGAGTTCTTTTTCTAAATCTCATCTCCCTTCTCTCTCGATCTTCGGTGAATTAAAGATCATTCGAAATCTCAGGGTTTGGTTTGTGAGGACTCGCCACCATCACTTCAACGGAGCCAACGCTAGCGAATCTAGCGAAGAAATGCGCCGTTGCGATTCCGGAATTCTCTTCAGCAGACGACGACGACATCTCCAAGATCCGTCACGAGTTCGAGCTGGCGAAGCAGAGGTTCATCAACATCCCTGAAGCTCTAAGCAGCATGCCTAAGATGAATCCTCAAGGTTTCGCCATTGACTTTAAACCAACATCTCTTGTTCTTTGTCACTGATTGATTCATACCTGTAGGGATCTACGTTGACAAGAATCTCAGATTGGATAACATACAAGTCTACGGATTCGACTATGACTACACTTTGGCGCATTACTCCTCTGACTTGCAGAGTTTGATCTATGATCTTGCCAAGCAGCACATGGTCAATGATGTAATAATCTTATATAACCTTTTCTTATAGTAGACTCGAGTAATTGAAATCTTGAATCTTTGCAGTTTAGATACCCTGAGAGTTGTATGAAGTTTAAGTATGATCCTACTTTCCCCATCCGAGGACTCTACTACGATAAACAGAAAGGGTGTCTCATGAAACTGGACTTCTTTGGTTCGATTGAGCCCTATGGTTGTTACTTTTGTCGTCGTAAGGTATTGATTGCTCTTTCCCTTTTTTGAATGGGATGATAAGGATTTGATCCCTCTGCTTTGTGCAGTTAAGTAGGAAGGAACTAGAGAATATGTATGGAACGCGACATATGGGTCGTGAGCAGGCCAGAGTTTTAGTGGGATTGATGGACTTCTTCTGTTTCAGCGAGGTTAGTTTCCAATATCAATAAGATATGGTCATCTCTGATTTGCttgattccaaaaaaaaattttttttccagGCATGTCTTATTGCAGACATGGTCCAGTACTTTGTAGACGCCAAGCTTGAGTTTGATGCCTCTTACATCTACAATGATGTAAATCGCGCTATTCAACATGTTCATAGAAGTGGTTTGGTCCATAGAGGAATTCTTGCTGATCCTACCAGATATTTGCTTAAAAACGTTAGTGCAAGTCTTTTCAGCTAAGAATATAATTACTCTGATTGATATCTTCTAAACATTAAGTTATTTTTCAGGGTCAACTACTACGTTTCTTGAGAAGCCTTAAAGATAAAGGGAAGAAGCTATTTTTGATGACCAACTCTCCCTACCATTTTGTTGATGGTGGAATGCGCTATCTGATGGAGGTGATTCACATTATTGAATAGcctttcaaatgttttttttttccttgaaaGTGGATCATAATCTTTATATATGTGTCTGTTTGTTTTCCATTAGGAATCTTTTGGCCTCAGAGACTCATGGCGGGATCTTTTCGATGTTGTGATTGCTAAAGCAAATAAACCAGAATTTTACACATCTGAGCACCCTTTCCGGTTTGTGTTATTCACTCCTGAATTCTTCCTCACAGAAGCTAAGATATGTTATGAAACTacgcttatgctatgttcttgTCGGTATAAGAACTTGTATGTAATGCCCTTGTAGTTGCTATGATGAGGGGAGGGATACGTTGGCGTTTACAAAAGTGGATTCATTTCACCCAGATAAAATATACTACCATGGTTGCCTTAAATCGTTCCTTCAAATCACAAAGTGGCGTGGCCCCGAGGTAGGCTCTACACCAAGGTGATATTATTCCAATTGTAAGCATCTGAATGCATACAACATGTTTTCTTCGTAGGTTATTTATTTTGGAGATCACTTATTTAGTGACTTGAGAGGGCCTTCAAAGGCTGGTTGGCGAACTGTTGCCATAATTCACGAGCTTGAGGTTAGTTGGCCATACGTGATAATAGCGTTTAGCTTATTGTATTCTCTAAATAATCTCAACAATATTGAACTCTCTCTCTTGTTGGATCAGCGAGAGATACATATACAAAATGAAAATAGCTACCGGTTTGAGCAGGTATGTCCAcagctttctcttcttctttgttgTCTTTCAAGGAATGCTTTCTGGTTGTTGGACATGTCTATTGGTTATCCTATTTACAAGACAATTTCTTCTGCTTAAATTCAGGCAAAATTCAATATTATCCAAGAACTGCTCGGTAAATTTCATGCGACTGTATCAAACAATCAGAGAAGTGGGACATGCCAATCTCTCTTAGATGAGCTGAACATGGAGAGACAGAAAGCACGAGAGGTAATGAAACAAATGTTCAACAGATCGTTCGGAGCTACGTTTGTGACAGACACTGGTCAAGAATCAGCGTTCTCTTATCACATCCACCAGTACGCAGACGTTTACACCAGCAAGCCTGAGAACTTTATGTTCTACAAGCCCGAAGCTTGGCTTCACGTGCCTTACGATATCAAGATCATGCCACATCATGTCAAGGTACGGAAAGCAAGAGCCTCATTTTTGAGTTGTTATTGATGGATTCTACTTGTCAGCTTTGGTATTAAGGAGCTTAACCGAAACCAAACTGATTCTTTCAGGTGGCTTCAAGCCTTTTCAAAACCTGAGAATAGGTTTCAATCCTTGTAAGACGAGACGCAGATCGATGAAGAATCGATTAAGAAAGAAACGTTTAGGTTTTCCAAGTGGCAGAGGACACAGCAAGAAGGTTTGCTAATTAGATCTCAGATTCCTGTTCCTCCTGCCTTTGCTTATGATTCTTTTGTGTCAAATGAATATTAGATCATTCGTTTGCATAACTTAAAGGTGGCTAACActtgaaaataaagaaagctaTGAAAATGCTGAATCTATTCTTGATTTTTTCTATTTCTGATGATTTTTTTGGTGAAATGTTAAATtgataataaaatatgatgagaTTATGTACAGAAAAATCATATGAATTTAGATCATAGAATACAAATTGAAATCCTCGTAGCCCGAGTCTGATGACAACAAAACAAGCTTGCCATCCAAATGATAATAGTAGGGACAAGCAAAGAACAACTGACCTCTGCTTTCAATCGGTTCTCCACAGAATAGGCAAGCATGTGTTAAACCCAACTTGGTATTCGAGAACATGTTGCAAGTCTGTCCCGAACAGCCAGCCAAGCTATAAAAGCAAAGGGAGGTACACCTTGAGCGCAATCCAAATAGCTTTACTCCACCTCCCTTCCTTTATGAACCCTCAGCTGCTCCCAAGTTCTTGAGGAGGAGAAACAGCTACAGTAGTCAACCAAATTGTTCAGTTTGATTGAGCAAACAAGACTactaaagaataaatttattatttcacATAAACATGTTTAAAAGCGAATGTTACTTGTATCTTTTGTTAGATTCTGTCGTATTTGAGAAAGGCTTTTGACGGCAGCCGTAAACGACTGGTTTGTATGTGTCAATGCTGGCCAAGTTTGTTCAACTTTCTTCCTGATAATATCTGATAAtctatagagaaaaaaatgggGTTAGGAAACTTGTGATGCAATCATATGCAAAGTAGAGAGGAGCTTAATGGTCTTATGGTAGCAATACTGTTTTCAATTTTTACTATCAGATCTTATGCTTACCCTTGATCCTCAATAAAGGAGGATTTACATAGTTCTAAGAGTTTGTGATCTTACTATGAAACCACTTCTGAGTCTTTTCAACATTCAAGAGAGGAGATAAATTTGCCGGTAATACTATAGAAGCAATAcgaaatatttgatttttattctcGCCTGAATATAAAAtagtcaaatatattttaatttttatctactatatatt
This window encodes:
- the LOC103864500 gene encoding HD domain-containing protein 2-like isoform X1; translated protein: MRNVMIHHRVFFCCTKPLSILPSLSPPHLHLSYSAAAAAASSPNRAIHCMANDSPLSQPLTGGDGSVSVPPPSPASSAIDFLSLCSRLKTTPRAGWGKRDVKNPESIADHMYRMGLMALISSDIPGVNTDTCIKMAIVHDIAEAIVGDITPSCGIPKEEKNRRESEALEHMCKLLGGGERAEEIAELWREYEANASPEAKVVKDFDKLELILQALEYEQEQGKDLEEFFESTAGKFQTDIGKAWALEIASRRRKQQ
- the LOC103864500 gene encoding HD domain-containing protein 2-like isoform X2 — encoded protein: MRNVMIHHRVFFCCTKPLSILPSLSPPHLHLSYSAAAAAASSPNRAIHCMANDGSVSVPPPSPASSAIDFLSLCSRLKTTPRAGWGKRDVKNPESIADHMYRMGLMALISSDIPGVNTDTCIKMAIVHDIAEAIVGDITPSCGIPKEEKNRRESEALEHMCKLLGGGERAEEIAELWREYEANASPEAKVVKDFDKLELILQALEYEQEQGKDLEEFFESTAGKFQTDIGKAWALEIASRRRKQQ
- the LOC103864501 gene encoding 5'-nucleotidase domain-containing protein DDB_G0275467 isoform X1; amino-acid sequence: MPKMNPQGIYVDKNLRLDNIQVYGFDYDYTLAHYSSDLQSLIYDLAKQHMVNDFRYPESCMKFKYDPTFPIRGLYYDKQKGCLMKLDFFGSIEPYGCYFCRRKLSRKELENMYGTRHMGREQARVLVGLMDFFCFSEACLIADMVQYFVDAKLEFDASYIYNDVNRAIQHVHRSGLVHRGILADPTRYLLKNGQLLRFLRSLKDKGKKLFLMTNSPYHFVDGGMRYLMEESFGLRDSWRDLFDVVIAKANKPEFYTSEHPFRCYDEGRDTLAFTKVDSFHPDKIYYHGCLKSFLQITKWRGPEVIYFGDHLFSDLRGPSKAGWRTVAIIHELEVSWPYVIIAFSLLYSLNNLNNIELSLLLDQREIHIQNENSYRFEQAKFNIIQELLGKFHATVSNNQRSGTCQSLLDELNMERQKAREVMKQMFNRSFGATFVTDTGQESAFSYHIHQYADVYTSKPENFMFYKPEAWLHVPYDIKIMPHHVKVASSLFKT
- the LOC103864501 gene encoding 5'-nucleotidase domain-containing protein DDB_G0275467 isoform X2; this translates as MPKMNPQGIYVDKNLRLDNIQVYGFDYDYTLAHYSSDLQSLIYDLAKQHMVNDFRYPESCMKFKYDPTFPIRGLYYDKQKGCLMKLDFFGSIEPYGCYFCRRKLSRKELENMYGTRHMGREQARVLVGLMDFFCFSEACLIADMVQYFVDAKLEFDASYIYNDVNRAIQHVHRSGLVHRGILADPTRYLLKNGQLLRFLRSLKDKGKKLFLMTNSPYHFVDGGMRYLMEESFGLRDSWRDLFDVVIAKANKPEFYTSEHPFRCYDEGRDTLAFTKVDSFHPDKIYYHGCLKSFLQITKWRGPEVIYFGDHLFSDLRGPSKAGWRTVAIIHELEREIHIQNENSYRFEQVCPQLSLLLCCLSRNAFWLLDMSIGYPIYKTISSA